The following DNA comes from Tunturibacter psychrotolerans.
CATGCAACCGGTGAACGCGCTGCTGTGGGTCACCGGCGTCATCGCGCTTCTGCGCGGCAAGGCCATCCAACGTGGTCGCTGGCTTGGGCTCGCGTTCCTGTTCTTCTTCGCGATGGCCTTCCTCAGCCATGCGAAAGACTACTATCTCGCCCCGGTATATCCCGCGTTCTTTGCTGCCGGTTCCATTGCCTGGGAACACCGCTTTGCAGCCTCTCGGCTCGTGCAGCGCTCGAGTATTTTTGCGTTTCCTGTGCTTGAAGCAGTACTGATTGTCACGACAGCCGTTGTTTTACCCATGGCCTCGCCTGTGCTGAAACCGCAAACCTGGGTGCGCTACACCACGGCCCTGCATTTGCCGCACGACAACACGGAAACGACCGCAACCGGCCCTTTGCCTCAGTTCTTTGCCGATCGCTTCGGTTGGCAGCAGGAGGCCAGTATCGTGATTGCCGCCTACCGTTCCCTCTCTCCTCAGGAACAGCAGCGCGTCTGCATCTTCGGCAACAACTACGGCGAGGCTGCCTCCCTCGATTTCTTCAATCGTCTGCAGGGTGCCGGTCTTCCGTCGGCGATCAGCGGCCACAATACCTACTATCTATGGGGACCCCATGATTGCGACCCCAACGTAAGCATCGCCGTCATAGGCGACACTCCTTCGGAAATCGGCTTGAAGTACTTCAGTGTCACGGTGGTTGGCCACCTCAATCATCCTTACGCGATGCCCTACGAACACAAGAACATCTACCTTCTTCGCAACCGCCGCACCGATGCTCCGTTCCTATGGTCCGACGAAAAGCATTACGACTAGCAAGCAATGCGCTCGAAATCACGCGCCTGGTCCTCATAAATCGGCAACGAAGTAGTAGCTTAGGATGTCCGGAGGAGGGCGGACAGATTGCCTTTATTGGCGGCTAGTTTTGCCTCGGCGGTGGAACGGTCGAGCGAGAGTTTTTGCATGACGATTGCGGTCTTTATGCTGCCGGCTTCGGTGAGCAGCTTTGCTGCGGTGAGCTGGTCGACACCCGTGGCGGCCATGATGATGCGTTGAGCACGGTCGACTAGTTTGACGTTGGTGGTTTGCATGTTGACCATGAGGTTGCCGTAGACGGCTCCTGTTTTGATCATGACGCCGGTAGAGATCATGTTGAGGACGAGCTTGGTGGCGGTGCCGGCCTTCATGCGTGTGCTGCCGGTGAGGATCTCGGGACCTGTGACCGCGGCGATGGAGATGTCGGAGGCTGCGGCGATTGGGGAGTCGGGGACGCAGGCGAGCGCGATGGTGAGTGCGCCTTGCTTGCGGGCATGGGCGAGAGCTCCGAGGACGTAAGGGGTGCGGCCGCTGGCGGCGATGCCGATGAGCGCGTCGTGTGCCGTGATACCTGCGGTGGCGAGGTCGGCTGCGCCTTGCTCGGGGGAGTCCTCTGATTGTTCGCTGGATTTGCGGAGGGCGGTGTCGCCGCCAGCGATGATGGCATGGAAGAGATCGGGGGAGACAGAGAAGGTTGGAGGGCACTCGCTGGCATCGAGCACGCCAAGGCGGCCGCTGGTGCCTGCTCCGGTGTAGAAGAGGCGCCCACCTCGCTGGAAGCGCTCCGCGATTGCGTCGATGGCCTGTGCGATTTGGGGAAGGACGGCGGCAACGGCGGCGGCGACCTTGGCGTCCTCGTCGTTGATCAGGCGGACCATGTCGAGAGTTGGGAGCTGGTCGATGTTCTGTGTGCGCGGATTGCGGGCTTCTGTGGCGAGAGCTGCGAGGTTCGTCGTGTTTTCCATCTGCCTCTACTCTCCCACGCATGCCATAGGTGTGCAAAGCCTTCCATCTCCTGGCTGGGTTTTGATGGTTAAGCGGATGTGTTTGGAACGATGACGACTGGGCCATGGGCGGTCTCGTGTTTTACGGTTTGCAAGGCTTCGTTGGCGCGGTCGAGTGGGTAGACCTGGACTTGAGGCTTGATGCCGATCTCGCCTGCGAGCTGGAGGAAGTCGAGTGCGTCCTGCCGGGTCATGTTGGCGACGCTGCGGATCTGACGCTCGCCCCAGAGGAGCTTGTCGTAGTCGAAAGCGGGCATCTGGTCGAGGTGGATTGCGTTGATGGCGACAATGCCGCCTTTGCGAAGACTGGATAGGGCGCTGACGACGACGGCTCCGCTGGGCGCGAAGGTGATGGCGCGGTCGAGTTCGACGGGCGGCTTGTCATTTTCGGTGCCGACCCAGGTGGCTCCTGCCGATGATGCCTGCTGGCGGTGAGTTTCGCCGCGAGTGGACACGTAGACTTCGCAGTTCCAGTGACGCAGGACTTCGATGGCCTGGCTAGCGGAGGCGCCGAAGCCGAAGAGGCCGACGCGTTCTCCGGGCTGGGTTCCGGCGACGCGGAGGCTGCGGAAGCCGATGATGCCGGCGCAGAGGAGTGGGGCTACATGGGTGTCGTCGAGGGCGACGGGGAGGGGGTAGGTGAAGTCGGCGCGGACGAGGGTGTGCTCGGCGTAGCCGCCGTTGATGGTGTAGCCGGTGAAGGTAGGGTTGTCGCAGATGTTTTCTTCGCCACGAAGACAGAAGGG
Coding sequences within:
- a CDS encoding ArnT family glycosyltransferase; this translates as MTSTSDAYPGDPTVKSALWLAVIFASAKLLLTFGLTLYTQKIGYSYFRDEFYYIACGRHLAWGYVDHGPVVAVQARLGEILFGDSLFGIRILSAIAGAVMVFLGGLVAWALGGHRPAQALAMLGLICCPQYIGIDGFLSMNSFEPMFWTFCVLAIVLMLNGRPGRFWWPIFGIVAGIGILNKPSMPMFLIALLLGLLCTPERRVLFSRWALVGILLVLVIPLPYVAWQYENHWPMAEFLHNGAVYHKNIKLGPLAFFLAQFANMQPVNALLWVTGVIALLRGKAIQRGRWLGLAFLFFFAMAFLSHAKDYYLAPVYPAFFAAGSIAWEHRFAASRLVQRSSIFAFPVLEAVLIVTTAVVLPMASPVLKPQTWVRYTTALHLPHDNTETTATGPLPQFFADRFGWQQEASIVIAAYRSLSPQEQQRVCIFGNNYGEAASLDFFNRLQGAGLPSAISGHNTYYLWGPHDCDPNVSIAVIGDTPSEIGLKYFSVTVVGHLNHPYAMPYEHKNIYLLRNRRTDAPFLWSDEKHYD
- the murQ gene encoding N-acetylmuramic acid 6-phosphate etherase, which codes for MENTTNLAALATEARNPRTQNIDQLPTLDMVRLINDEDAKVAAAVAAVLPQIAQAIDAIAERFQRGGRLFYTGAGTSGRLGVLDASECPPTFSVSPDLFHAIIAGGDTALRKSSEQSEDSPEQGAADLATAGITAHDALIGIAASGRTPYVLGALAHARKQGALTIALACVPDSPIAAASDISIAAVTGPEILTGSTRMKAGTATKLVLNMISTGVMIKTGAVYGNLMVNMQTTNVKLVDRAQRIIMAATGVDQLTAAKLLTEAGSIKTAIVMQKLSLDRSTAEAKLAANKGNLSALLRTS
- a CDS encoding zinc-dependent alcohol dehydrogenase family protein, which produces MKAAVLRRANQPLQLEELPIPTLSPGHLLLRVLACGVCRTDLHIFEGDLPLTHEPLILGHQIVGSVVDGATPDRPVGMRVGVSWIGGTDGTCPFCLRGEENICDNPTFTGYTINGGYAEHTLVRADFTYPLPVALDDTHVAPLLCAGIIGFRSLRVAGTQPGERVGLFGFGASASQAIEVLRHWNCEVYVSTRGETHRQQASSAGATWVGTENDKPPVELDRAITFAPSGAVVVSALSSLRKGGIVAINAIHLDQMPAFDYDKLLWGERQIRSVANMTRQDALDFLQLAGEIGIKPQVQVYPLDRANEALQTVKHETAHGPVVIVPNTSA